A stretch of Paucidesulfovibrio gracilis DSM 16080 DNA encodes these proteins:
- a CDS encoding NADH-quinone oxidoreductase subunit 5 family protein — protein sequence MSNLLLILILLPVLSALACFIVRSGSVRRLVVTVTGGVLSAASVALLMQGSFEAWSPGTLFGLSWDLIIAVLDFALLGVILFYGLKLKNLLIQLFTLAQIVLLVIFEFVMVEHAAVPAFRADNLSLIMVLVISIIGSLICIFGLPYMKKHEEHLHLNKSKQPQFFFYLVLFLGAMNGLVLANNILWLYFFFEVTTFCSFMLIGHDGTKVAVANATRALWMNSLGGLGFVVGIMLAYMAYGTLSLAAILAAGPQGALALTGVALLCFAGFTKAAQVPFQSWLLGAMVAPTPVSALLHSSTMVKAGVYVVLRMAPAYQGTLLSELIAVCGAFTFVACAALAIGQSNGKKILAYSTISNLGLIIACAGLNTPLAITAAILLIIFHAISKSLLFLCVGTIEQEIGSRDIEDMRGLYERMPRTSFIAVTGVLTMLLPPFGVLLGKWMAIEAAAGSIWVIIMLALGSALTVVYWARWGGGMMGSRKPGQPSETLPTLINLPLMLLCVGAVVLSALTPVIYAELIQPMLASAALAVDTATGSLGAFTVYGLYAALGLGLIVAFRAGRRAPSLRQVDPYMGGANLGQDGSFKGPMNQPVEFGAGNLYLSELFGEQKLTMWVNIAGAALIVLMIGGGL from the coding sequence ATGTCCAACCTGCTTTTGATCCTCATTCTCCTGCCCGTGCTGTCGGCACTGGCCTGTTTCATCGTGCGTTCCGGCTCGGTGCGGCGGCTGGTGGTCACGGTCACGGGCGGCGTGCTTTCCGCGGCCTCGGTGGCGCTGCTTATGCAGGGCTCCTTTGAGGCGTGGTCTCCGGGCACGCTGTTCGGCCTGAGTTGGGACTTGATCATCGCTGTGCTCGACTTCGCACTGCTCGGTGTCATTCTCTTTTATGGTCTCAAACTCAAAAATCTGCTCATTCAGCTTTTCACGCTGGCGCAGATCGTTCTTCTGGTGATCTTTGAATTCGTCATGGTGGAACACGCCGCGGTTCCCGCATTCCGTGCGGACAACCTTTCCCTGATCATGGTGCTGGTCATTTCCATCATCGGTTCCCTGATCTGCATCTTCGGCTTGCCCTACATGAAGAAGCACGAGGAACACCTGCACCTGAACAAGTCCAAACAGCCCCAGTTTTTCTTTTATCTGGTGCTGTTCCTGGGTGCCATGAACGGGCTGGTGCTGGCCAACAACATCCTTTGGCTCTACTTCTTCTTTGAAGTGACCACGTTCTGTTCCTTTATGCTCATCGGTCATGACGGCACCAAGGTCGCCGTGGCCAACGCCACCCGCGCCTTGTGGATGAACAGTCTGGGCGGTCTGGGTTTCGTGGTGGGCATCATGCTGGCTTACATGGCCTACGGAACGTTGTCCCTGGCGGCGATTTTGGCGGCCGGTCCGCAGGGAGCCTTGGCGCTCACGGGCGTTGCCCTGCTGTGTTTTGCCGGATTCACCAAGGCGGCCCAGGTGCCGTTCCAAAGCTGGCTGCTGGGTGCCATGGTCGCTCCCACGCCGGTTTCGGCCCTGCTGCACTCGTCCACCATGGTCAAGGCCGGTGTGTACGTCGTGCTGCGCATGGCTCCGGCTTACCAGGGAACCTTACTTTCCGAGCTGATCGCCGTCTGCGGCGCGTTTACTTTTGTGGCGTGCGCGGCCCTGGCCATCGGTCAGAGCAACGGCAAGAAGATTCTGGCTTACTCCACCATCTCCAACCTCGGGTTGATCATCGCTTGTGCGGGGCTGAACACGCCGCTGGCCATCACCGCCGCTATCCTGCTGATCATCTTCCATGCCATTTCCAAGTCCCTGTTGTTCCTTTGCGTGGGAACCATTGAACAGGAAATCGGCAGCCGGGACATCGAGGACATGCGCGGTCTGTACGAACGCATGCCCCGGACCAGCTTCATCGCCGTGACCGGCGTGCTGACCATGCTCCTGCCGCCGTTTGGCGTGCTTCTGGGCAAGTGGATGGCCATTGAGGCGGCGGCCGGTTCCATCTGGGTCATCATCATGCTGGCTCTGGGTTCGGCTCTGACCGTGGTCTACTGGGCCAGATGGGGCGGTGGCATGATGGGTTCCCGCAAGCCCGGGCAGCCCTCGGAAACCTTGCCCACGCTCATCAACCTGCCGTTGATGCTGCTTTGCGTCGGCGCGGTGGTGCTTTCCGCACTCACGCCCGTGATCTATGCCGAACTGATTCAGCCCATGCTGGCCTCTGCTGCTCTTGCCGTGGATACGGCTACGGGCAGCCTGGGCGCATTCACGGTGTACGGCCTGTATGCGGCCCTGGGCCTGGGATTGATCGTGGCCTTCCGTGCGGGTCGCCGGGCGCCTTCGCTGCGTCAGGTGGATCCCTACATGGGCGGCGCCAACCTTGGGCAGGACGGCTCCTTCAAGGGTCCGATGAACCAGCCCGTGGAATTCGGCGCGGGCAACCTCTACCTGTCCGAGCTGTTCGGCGAGCAGAAGCTGACCATGTGGGTCAACATCGCGGGCGCGGCGCTCATCGTGCTTATGATCGGAGGGGGGCTGTAA
- a CDS encoding respiratory chain complex I subunit 1 family protein codes for MKELILIILGLVVAPLVGGLLAGIDRRITARLQSRQGPPIMQAFYDVLKLFGKEALALNKWQIICAWVYVIAAAVACTLFFLQSDLLLVFFVQAVGAVFLVMGAMAGRSPYSQVGAQRELIQVLTYEPLLVLVFVCIYLATGSFDISAAWAVEKPLIAQLPLAYIVLTYTLTIKLRKSPFDFSTSHHGHQELVKGVLTEYSGPYLALTEVAHWYETVLLLGVCALFWTTSWYWMALLLIGTYFLEILIDNTMARMTWRWMLKYVWSVGLAMSVVNLIWLYAG; via the coding sequence ATGAAAGAACTGATTCTCATCATACTCGGCCTGGTGGTGGCTCCGCTGGTAGGCGGGCTGCTCGCGGGCATCGACCGCCGCATCACGGCCCGGCTCCAGTCCCGGCAGGGACCGCCCATCATGCAGGCCTTCTACGACGTGCTCAAACTGTTCGGCAAGGAAGCCCTGGCCCTGAACAAGTGGCAGATCATCTGCGCCTGGGTCTATGTGATTGCCGCGGCTGTGGCCTGCACGCTGTTCTTCCTGCAATCCGACCTGCTGCTGGTTTTCTTTGTCCAGGCCGTGGGCGCGGTGTTTCTGGTCATGGGCGCCATGGCCGGACGTTCGCCTTACAGTCAGGTGGGGGCGCAACGCGAACTCATCCAGGTGCTCACCTATGAGCCGCTGTTGGTGTTGGTGTTCGTGTGCATCTATCTGGCGACGGGCAGCTTCGACATCAGCGCTGCCTGGGCCGTGGAAAAGCCGCTCATTGCGCAGCTTCCTCTGGCCTATATTGTGCTGACCTATACGCTGACCATCAAATTGCGGAAGTCGCCTTTTGACTTCTCCACCTCGCACCACGGACACCAGGAACTGGTCAAGGGCGTACTCACGGAGTATTCCGGGCCGTATCTGGCGCTCACCGAGGTGGCCCACTGGTACGAAACCGTGCTGCTGCTGGGCGTGTGCGCCTTGTTCTGGACCACCAGCTGGTACTGGATGGCGCTGTTGCTCATCGGCACCTACTTCCTGGAAATTCTCATCGACAACACCATGGCCCGCATGACGTGGCGCTGGATGCTCAAGTACGTCTGGAGCGTTGGACTGGCCATGTCCGTCGTGAACCTCATCTGGCTGTACGCGGGGTAG
- a CDS encoding NADH-quinone oxidoreductase subunit B family protein, giving the protein MFKSIIKNSRAKSPWIMHFDCGSCNGCDIEVLACLTPLYDVERFGVVNVGNPKHADVLLVTGTVNHRNKKVLKNIYDQMPEPKAVIAIGACGATGGVFRDAYNVVGGVDKVIPVDVYVPGCPAKPEAIIDGVVEGLKKFQQKVEQAG; this is encoded by the coding sequence ATGTTCAAATCGATTATCAAGAATTCTCGCGCCAAGTCCCCGTGGATCATGCACTTCGACTGCGGGAGCTGCAACGGCTGCGATATCGAGGTGCTGGCCTGCCTTACACCACTGTACGATGTGGAGCGGTTCGGCGTGGTCAACGTGGGTAACCCCAAGCACGCCGACGTGTTGCTGGTCACCGGAACGGTGAACCACCGCAACAAAAAGGTGCTCAAGAACATCTACGACCAGATGCCCGAACCCAAGGCCGTCATCGCCATTGGCGCGTGCGGCGCCACGGGCGGCGTATTCCGCGACGCCTACAACGTCGTGGGCGGCGTGGACAAGGTCATCCCCGTGGACGTATACGTCCCGGGCTGCCCGGCCAAACCCGAGGCCATCATTGACGGCGTCGTGGAAGGGCTGAAGAAATTCCAGCAAAAGGTGGAGCAGGCCGGGTAA
- a CDS encoding NADH-quinone oxidoreductase subunit C, which yields MKGNEISVTRDNLVSEVMNMKNEGCRFVTISTALTAEDAVDVLYHFEKDFEVTHLRLSDHPLAEAMPSISGVYFGALLAENELQDLFGMKFSGLVLDFNRTLYLEEEVTVVPLVNNCKVAGTN from the coding sequence GTGAAAGGGAATGAAATCAGCGTGACCCGCGACAATCTCGTCAGCGAGGTCATGAATATGAAGAACGAAGGGTGCCGCTTCGTGACCATTTCCACGGCTCTTACGGCCGAGGACGCGGTAGACGTGCTGTACCACTTTGAAAAGGACTTTGAAGTGACGCACCTGCGGCTTTCGGACCATCCGTTGGCCGAGGCCATGCCCAGCATCTCCGGCGTGTACTTCGGCGCTCTGCTGGCAGAGAACGAGTTGCAGGATCTCTTCGGTATGAAATTCTCGGGCCTGGTGCTCGACTTTAATCGCACCCTGTACTTGGAAGAGGAGGTCACCGTGGTGCCCCTCGTGAACAATTGCAAGGTCGCGGGAACCAACTAA
- a CDS encoding hydrogenase large subunit, with amino-acid sequence MARTVIPFGPQHPVLPEPIHLKLVVEDEIVKEAIPALGYVHRGLEMLVAKRDYHQMIQVCERVCGICSMIHAVCYSQTIEEMMGIEVPKRAEILRVIWSELHRMHSHLLWLGLFADAFGFEALFMQIWKIRERIMDINEATAGNRVIVSVNVIGGVRADLSQEQRDWIESELRIIEKELKEIQSTMLNDYTVKSRTVGKGVLTYEQAWELGAAGPTLRGSGVKSDMRMLKYGGYRHLDFEPVVETSGDSWARGAVRFREVLQSIDLVRQAIAKVPRGDRDLAAKVKGNPEGEGFMRVEQPRGECVYYIKASGKKNLDRMRIRTPTFANVPPLLAMVPNCELADVPVIVLSIDPCISCTER; translated from the coding sequence ATGGCACGTACCGTTATTCCCTTCGGCCCCCAGCATCCGGTGTTGCCGGAGCCGATCCACCTCAAGCTGGTGGTCGAGGATGAAATCGTCAAGGAAGCCATTCCGGCTTTGGGATATGTTCACCGTGGTCTGGAAATGCTGGTGGCCAAGCGCGACTACCACCAGATGATCCAGGTTTGTGAACGCGTTTGCGGCATCTGCTCCATGATCCACGCGGTTTGCTACTCGCAGACCATTGAAGAGATGATGGGCATCGAAGTCCCCAAACGTGCGGAAATTCTTCGTGTGATCTGGTCCGAACTGCACCGCATGCACTCCCACCTGCTCTGGCTCGGCCTTTTTGCCGATGCTTTCGGGTTTGAGGCGCTGTTCATGCAGATTTGGAAAATCCGCGAACGCATCATGGACATCAACGAGGCCACCGCGGGCAACCGCGTCATCGTGTCCGTAAACGTCATCGGCGGCGTGCGCGCGGACCTGAGTCAGGAACAGCGCGACTGGATCGAAAGCGAGCTGCGGATCATCGAGAAGGAGCTGAAGGAAATCCAGTCCACCATGCTCAACGACTATACGGTCAAGTCCCGTACTGTGGGCAAGGGCGTATTGACCTACGAGCAGGCCTGGGAACTGGGCGCGGCCGGCCCGACCCTGCGCGGCTCCGGCGTCAAGTCGGACATGCGTATGCTCAAGTACGGCGGGTACAGGCATCTGGATTTCGAACCCGTGGTGGAGACCTCGGGCGACTCCTGGGCGCGTGGGGCCGTGCGGTTCCGCGAGGTGCTCCAGTCCATCGACCTGGTACGCCAGGCCATTGCCAAGGTGCCTCGCGGGGATCGCGATCTGGCCGCCAAGGTCAAGGGCAACCCCGAGGGCGAGGGTTTCATGCGTGTGGAACAACCGCGCGGTGAATGCGTGTACTACATCAAGGCCAGCGGCAAAAAGAACCTGGACCGCATGCGCATCCGCACGCCCACGTTCGCCAACGTGCCGCCGTTGCTGGCCATGGTGCCCAATTGCGAGCTGGCCGACGTGCCGGTCATCGTGTTGTCCATCGACCCGTGCATCTCCTGCACGGAAAGGTAG
- a CDS encoding 4Fe-4S dicluster domain-containing protein, whose translation MLFLTPSVLKNAAKKPATRKYPFVVREPFDRYRGELVINAEDCILCGSCMRKCPSLCITVDKKTETWECDPYACIYCGHCVTVCPTHALSMKSVHRGPAPQKVTMSEKGHLPKKKKKKAEEAE comes from the coding sequence ATGCTGTTTCTGACGCCCAGCGTATTGAAGAATGCGGCGAAAAAACCCGCCACCAGGAAATATCCCTTTGTGGTCCGCGAGCCGTTTGACCGCTATCGCGGGGAATTGGTCATCAATGCCGAGGACTGCATTCTTTGCGGTTCCTGCATGCGGAAATGCCCGTCCCTGTGCATCACGGTGGACAAAAAAACCGAGACCTGGGAATGTGACCCCTACGCCTGCATTTATTGCGGCCATTGCGTCACGGTTTGCCCGACCCACGCCCTGAGCATGAAGAGCGTCCACCGTGGCCCGGCACCGCAAAAGGTGACCATGAGCGAAAAAGGGCACCTGCCCAAGAAAAAGAAGAAAAAGGCCGAGGAAGCGGAATAG
- a CDS encoding aldehyde ferredoxin oxidoreductase family protein: MFGAYGRMLRIDLTRRWYDIVPLSEEFLTRHPGGKVLGTRLLLDENPPGTEPLGPDNRLIFTTGPACNGPSWGGSRYGVYTKSPLTGLYLESYAGGKLPESMDAAGFDAVVITGRADRPTVLAIHPNGCDFHLARDLWGMETYQAEDAAVQRFAPVGYSRPGAVVIGPAGEKQVCFALLENDYWRSAGRGGAGAVMGSKQLKAVVFAGNRKRPLADPEGASDYAKQFLAAGKDTPGAKGYKKFGTTAMVALMNTAGAFPAKYWSQGSCDHWEQLSGETFHAEHDVRPHACRKCFMACGRMTTVRGGRHNGLRLEGPEYETIYAFGGLCMIDDMAEIVHLNDLCDRLGLDTITAGNLCGLTIEAGLRGRIDQAPGYNDPEGCAELLRNMAARQGIGEILAQGIRHAAREWAMEDMAVHVKGMEPPGYDPRALQGMGLTYATTARGACHLRTTFYKPELAGMIPPDQVEGKAELLIDFEDRLALFDNLILCRFYRDMYTWEELGRLMERLTGLPGDKKSLQRLGARAVQLSREFNLREGLTTDMDRLPSRLTREALPDGKHLSREAMDRMVADYYRLRGWSMET; encoded by the coding sequence ATGTTCGGAGCTTACGGGCGCATGTTGCGCATTGACCTGACCCGGCGCTGGTATGACATCGTGCCCCTTTCCGAGGAATTTTTGACCCGACACCCCGGAGGCAAGGTTCTGGGTACCCGGCTGTTGCTGGACGAGAACCCGCCCGGCACCGAACCCCTCGGCCCGGACAACCGCCTCATCTTCACCACGGGTCCGGCCTGCAACGGTCCCAGCTGGGGAGGCAGCCGCTACGGCGTGTATACCAAATCCCCGCTCACGGGGCTGTATCTGGAGTCCTACGCCGGAGGGAAACTCCCGGAATCCATGGACGCGGCGGGTTTCGATGCCGTGGTCATCACCGGCCGCGCCGACCGGCCCACAGTCCTGGCAATCCACCCCAATGGATGCGACTTTCATTTGGCCCGCGACCTCTGGGGTATGGAGACCTACCAGGCCGAGGATGCCGCGGTGCAACGCTTCGCCCCCGTGGGCTATTCCCGACCGGGAGCCGTGGTCATCGGTCCGGCCGGGGAAAAACAGGTCTGCTTTGCCCTGCTGGAAAATGATTACTGGCGCAGTGCCGGACGGGGCGGCGCCGGAGCGGTCATGGGGTCCAAACAACTCAAGGCCGTGGTCTTTGCCGGAAACCGAAAACGCCCCCTGGCCGATCCGGAAGGCGCTTCCGACTATGCCAAGCAATTTCTCGCGGCGGGGAAGGATACGCCCGGAGCCAAGGGATACAAAAAATTCGGCACCACGGCCATGGTCGCCTTGATGAATACCGCGGGCGCGTTCCCAGCCAAGTATTGGAGCCAAGGCAGCTGCGACCATTGGGAACAGCTCTCCGGCGAGACCTTTCACGCGGAACACGATGTCCGGCCCCACGCCTGCCGCAAATGCTTCATGGCCTGCGGCCGCATGACCACGGTGCGCGGCGGACGGCACAACGGCCTGCGACTGGAGGGACCGGAATACGAAACCATCTATGCCTTCGGCGGCCTGTGCATGATCGACGACATGGCCGAGATCGTGCACCTCAACGACCTCTGCGACCGGCTCGGTCTGGATACCATCACCGCAGGCAACCTCTGCGGCCTGACCATTGAGGCGGGCCTTCGCGGACGCATCGACCAGGCACCGGGATACAACGATCCCGAAGGCTGCGCCGAACTGCTGCGGAACATGGCCGCCCGCCAGGGAATCGGAGAGATTCTGGCCCAGGGCATCCGCCACGCGGCCCGGGAATGGGCCATGGAAGACATGGCCGTACACGTCAAAGGCATGGAACCGCCGGGTTATGACCCCCGTGCCCTCCAGGGCATGGGCCTGACCTATGCGACCACGGCGCGGGGTGCGTGTCACTTGCGCACCACCTTTTACAAGCCGGAGCTGGCGGGCATGATTCCGCCCGATCAGGTGGAGGGCAAGGCCGAACTGCTCATCGACTTTGAGGACCGTCTCGCCCTGTTCGACAACCTGATCCTCTGCCGATTCTACCGGGACATGTATACCTGGGAAGAACTGGGCCGACTCATGGAACGGCTCACGGGCCTGCCCGGAGATAAAAAATCACTGCAACGCCTGGGAGCCAGGGCCGTGCAGCTCAGTCGAGAGTTCAATCTGCGCGAAGGTCTGACCACGGACATGGACCGACTCCCCTCCCGTCTGACCCGTGAAGCCCTGCCCGACGGCAAACACCTCAGCCGCGAGGCCATGGACCGCATGGTGGCGGACTACTACCGCCTCCGCGGTTGGAGTATGGAAACCTGA
- the gabT gene encoding 4-aminobutyrate--2-oxoglutarate transaminase, with protein MVSNNDLLRRRQEAIPQGPANMLPAFAAQARGATITDVEGREYIDFAGGIGVVNTGHCHPKVVRAVQEQAEKFLHTCFHVVMYEGYVELAERLNALAPGDFAKKSFFLNSGAEAVENAVKIARYETGRPAVIAFQNGFHGRSLLTMSLTSKVKPYKYRFGPFAPEVYRAPYAYCYRCPLGLTHPACGAACADYLEEFFVSHVAAERTAALVVEPIQGEGGFATPPPEYFPRLRSICDKYGIRLIVDEVQSGFGRTGTLFAIEHWGVAPDMITVAKSLAGGMPLSGVVGRAEIMDAPHVGGLGGTYGGSPTACAAALAVLDILLEDGLLHRAQELGRHVRKVFDGFQQEFEIVGDVRGLGPMLALELVQDRQTKTPAADKAKALVAHCRAQGLIILACGNFGNVIRTLMPLVITDQELDRGLSILKDGLHAVSG; from the coding sequence ATGGTCAGCAACAACGATTTACTCCGGCGCCGCCAAGAGGCCATACCCCAGGGACCGGCCAACATGTTGCCCGCATTTGCAGCCCAGGCCCGGGGAGCCACCATCACGGACGTGGAAGGGCGGGAGTATATCGACTTTGCCGGAGGCATCGGCGTGGTCAACACGGGCCACTGCCACCCCAAGGTGGTGCGGGCCGTGCAGGAACAGGCGGAAAAATTCCTGCACACCTGCTTCCACGTCGTTATGTATGAAGGATACGTGGAGCTGGCCGAACGTCTCAACGCCCTGGCTCCTGGAGACTTTGCCAAGAAATCGTTCTTTCTCAATTCCGGTGCCGAAGCCGTGGAAAACGCGGTGAAGATCGCACGCTACGAAACCGGCCGCCCTGCGGTTATTGCCTTTCAAAACGGATTCCACGGCCGTAGTCTGTTGACCATGAGCCTGACCAGCAAGGTCAAGCCGTACAAATATCGGTTTGGACCGTTCGCTCCGGAGGTTTACCGCGCCCCCTACGCCTACTGCTACCGCTGCCCGCTGGGGCTGACGCATCCAGCCTGCGGAGCGGCCTGCGCCGACTATTTGGAAGAATTTTTCGTATCCCACGTGGCTGCCGAACGCACCGCGGCCCTGGTGGTGGAACCGATCCAGGGCGAGGGCGGATTCGCCACGCCGCCACCTGAATACTTTCCCCGGCTGCGAAGTATTTGCGACAAATACGGCATCCGGCTCATCGTGGATGAAGTGCAAAGCGGATTCGGCCGCACAGGGACGCTGTTCGCCATCGAACACTGGGGCGTGGCCCCGGATATGATCACCGTGGCCAAATCCCTTGCCGGTGGCATGCCGCTTTCCGGCGTGGTGGGCCGGGCCGAAATCATGGACGCTCCCCACGTGGGCGGCCTGGGCGGCACCTACGGCGGCAGTCCCACAGCCTGCGCCGCGGCCTTGGCCGTGCTGGACATACTCCTGGAGGACGGGCTGCTGCATCGCGCCCAAGAACTGGGCCGGCACGTGCGCAAAGTCTTTGACGGCTTTCAGCAGGAATTTGAAATCGTGGGAGATGTTCGTGGCCTTGGTCCCATGCTGGCGCTGGAACTGGTACAAGACCGCCAGACCAAAACGCCAGCCGCGGACAAGGCCAAGGCTCTTGTGGCCCACTGCCGGGCGCAGGGGCTGATCATCCTGGCCTGCGGCAATTTCGGCAACGTCATCCGCACCCTCATGCCGCTGGTGATCACGGATCAGGAACTGGACCGCGGCCTGTCCATCCTCAAGGACGGCCTGCACGCCGTCAGCGGTTGA
- a CDS encoding acetyl-CoA C-acetyltransferase, producing the protein MSMREVVIAGYLRTAQSRARPKDPERDWFHALRADDLLCALLPELLERTGMRGADLDDFLVGCALGVAENWTFGGRTPIFQANLPETVPARFLDQQCGSGMAAIHMGYLEIASGYADTVLACGMEHMTRVPMGPTLFENGTISMNPALFTDDRYDHWDMNTTMVMGRTAEKLWKQSTFSRRDMDAFGVRSHQLAVKAREQGFFDGEILPLDAPQADGTTLRVDRDQAVRDNADLDGMAGLTPIFDKENGGITAGNASPLNSGAAAMLLMTRERAAELGIQPLGAIRSIGFAGVDPTVMGTAPVPAVRMALEKAGYAVDDMDYWEINEAFAIVVLHAMRQLGLPAGRINVKGGGLALGHAMGATGVRLVGTLARILEAEQGRFGCAASCIGGGQGVATIIERI; encoded by the coding sequence ATGTCCATGCGAGAAGTGGTCATTGCCGGATATTTACGAACCGCTCAATCCCGCGCCCGGCCCAAGGATCCGGAGCGGGATTGGTTCCACGCCCTGCGCGCCGACGACCTGCTCTGCGCTCTGCTCCCCGAACTGCTGGAACGCACCGGAATGCGCGGCGCGGACCTGGACGACTTTCTCGTGGGCTGCGCCCTGGGCGTGGCGGAAAACTGGACTTTCGGCGGCCGCACCCCCATTTTCCAGGCCAATCTGCCGGAAACCGTACCGGCCCGTTTTCTCGACCAGCAATGCGGCTCGGGCATGGCCGCCATCCACATGGGATACCTGGAAATCGCTTCCGGGTACGCCGACACGGTCCTGGCCTGCGGCATGGAGCACATGACCCGCGTTCCCATGGGACCAACCCTGTTTGAAAACGGCACCATCAGCATGAATCCAGCGCTGTTCACGGACGACCGCTACGACCATTGGGACATGAATACCACCATGGTCATGGGCCGAACCGCAGAAAAGCTTTGGAAGCAAAGTACCTTTTCACGTCGGGACATGGATGCCTTCGGCGTGCGCTCCCATCAATTGGCGGTCAAGGCCAGAGAACAAGGCTTCTTTGACGGGGAAATCCTGCCCCTGGACGCCCCCCAAGCTGATGGAACCACCCTGCGCGTCGACCGGGACCAGGCCGTGCGGGACAATGCGGATCTGGACGGCATGGCCGGACTGACCCCAATTTTCGACAAGGAAAACGGCGGCATCACCGCAGGGAACGCCTCTCCTCTAAATTCCGGCGCCGCAGCCATGCTGCTCATGACCCGCGAACGCGCCGCCGAGCTGGGCATCCAGCCCCTGGGTGCAATCCGGTCCATTGGGTTTGCAGGCGTGGACCCCACGGTCATGGGTACGGCTCCCGTGCCTGCCGTGCGCATGGCCCTGGAAAAAGCCGGATACGCCGTGGATGACATGGACTATTGGGAAATCAACGAAGCCTTTGCCATCGTGGTACTCCACGCCATGCGGCAACTCGGTCTCCCTGCGGGACGGATCAACGTCAAAGGCGGAGGTCTGGCCCTGGGTCATGCCATGGGAGCCACGGGAGTGCGGCTCGTGGGTACGCTGGCCCGCATTCTGGAAGCTGAACAAGGCAGGTTCGGCTGCGCCGCCTCCTGCATCGGCGGGGGCCAGGGCGTGGCAACCATCATCGAACGCATCTGA
- a CDS encoding ArgE/DapE family deacylase encodes MNTKEQKILDTVTSLEDDLFDFTARLVAQPSTVGHEKGALRLMADELSRLDLPLRHVPIDYTALSVHPGFAPVPWAEHDRWNVVARLEPDHTAPEGLDGRSAVFNGHLDVVSPEPLDLWTRDPFRPEVEDGWMYGRGSGDMKSGVAAMTYAAHALRKAGFGLAAPLIIETVIEEECSGNGALACRAAGVDADAVLIPEPFGPRLLTAQVGVLWFRIVVGGRPVHVQEADTGANALEKCFPLIQALRELEQECNNAPLPPPYDDMDHPLHLNVGVLKSGDWPSTVPASAEFHCRMAYPPGQGFEDIRARVVQTVARAAKQDPWLEANPPEVDFYGFRSDGHIESRQAPPLATLNECHRDLTGQHAQEYISTCTTDLRAFYSHGTARGCCYGPVAERIHGPDERVNLESVLHTARAYALFAARWCGLVE; translated from the coding sequence TTGAACACCAAGGAACAAAAAATTCTGGATACCGTGACGTCCCTGGAGGACGATCTGTTTGATTTCACGGCCCGACTGGTGGCCCAACCCAGCACCGTGGGGCATGAAAAAGGCGCCCTGCGGCTCATGGCCGATGAACTCAGCCGGTTGGACCTCCCTTTGCGGCATGTCCCCATCGACTATACCGCCCTGAGCGTACACCCCGGATTCGCCCCGGTCCCCTGGGCCGAACACGACCGCTGGAACGTTGTGGCCCGGCTGGAGCCGGACCATACCGCTCCGGAAGGTCTGGACGGCCGAAGCGCCGTGTTCAACGGTCATTTGGATGTGGTCAGCCCGGAACCGCTGGACCTTTGGACCCGTGATCCCTTCCGGCCCGAAGTGGAGGACGGCTGGATGTACGGCCGGGGCAGCGGCGATATGAAATCGGGCGTGGCAGCCATGACCTATGCGGCCCATGCCCTACGCAAAGCAGGATTCGGTCTGGCCGCCCCCCTGATCATCGAAACAGTCATCGAGGAGGAATGCTCGGGCAACGGTGCGCTGGCCTGCCGCGCCGCCGGAGTGGACGCGGACGCGGTGCTCATCCCCGAACCCTTTGGTCCCCGTCTGCTCACGGCCCAGGTGGGCGTGCTCTGGTTCCGCATTGTTGTGGGCGGACGCCCCGTACACGTCCAGGAGGCCGACACCGGAGCCAACGCCCTGGAAAAATGTTTCCCACTGATCCAGGCTCTGCGGGAGCTGGAACAGGAGTGCAACAACGCTCCCCTTCCGCCACCATACGACGACATGGATCACCCTCTGCATCTCAACGTGGGCGTTCTGAAAAGCGGGGACTGGCCGTCCACAGTGCCGGCCTCAGCCGAATTCCACTGCCGCATGGCTTATCCACCCGGCCAAGGCTTCGAGGACATTCGCGCCCGTGTGGTACAAACCGTGGCCCGGGCCGCCAAACAGGATCCCTGGCTGGAGGCCAACCCGCCGGAAGTGGATTTTTACGGATTCCGGTCCGACGGGCATATCGAATCCCGCCAGGCTCCACCCCTGGCCACCCTGAATGAGTGCCATCGCGACCTCACCGGGCAGCATGCGCAGGAATACATATCCACCTGCACCACGGACCTGCGTGCCTTTTACTCCCACGGTACGGCCCGGGGCTGCTGCTATGGGCCGGTGGCCGAACGCATCCACGGCCCGGACGAACGCGTGAACCTGGAAAGCGTGCTGCATACGGCCCGGGCCTACGCCCTGTTCGCGGCCCGCTGGTGCGGACTCGTGGAATAA